In Zingiber officinale cultivar Zhangliang chromosome 6A, Zo_v1.1, whole genome shotgun sequence, a single genomic region encodes these proteins:
- the LOC121994425 gene encoding uncharacterized protein LOC121994425, which translates to MEGKNGSSPPIPAISDETFGRKDPNPTSASPGYFSTVIPPASQVIAKNLSHSDLCWTLNKQRNDGRISSAQTASTDCKSQGSSTKVKPGYANEHIESPYFGSSVNYGARDFYISSSSPLTSKTPDKYRVDEGDDLSNIHLADRGEWWQGSLYY; encoded by the exons ATGGAGGGAAAGAACGGCTCGTCTCCTCCTATTCCGGCGATCTCGGATGAGACCTTTGGGCGGAAGGACCCGAATCCCACGTCGGCTTCGCCTGGCTATTTCAGCACCGTCATCCCTCCTGCTTCCCAG GTGATCGCAAAGAATTTATCGCATTCAGATTTGTGCTGGACTTTGAACAAACAGAGAAATGATGGTCGCATTTCAAGTGCTCAGACCGCAAGCACAG ATTGTAAATCTCAAGGCAGTTCAACTAAAGTGAAACCAGGCTATGCCAATGAACATATAGAGTCGCCCTATTTCGGATCATCGGTAAATTATGGAGCTAGAGATTTCTACATAAGCTCGTCTTCCCCTCTGACATCAAAGACTCCAGATAAA TATAGAGTGGATGAAGGAGATGACTTGAGTAATATACACCTAGCAGACAGAGGCGAATGGTGGCAAG GTTCTCTTTACTATTAA
- the LOC121998119 gene encoding uncharacterized protein LOC121998119 translates to MAEDLQLPSELLDDGFFHGFFVGQEEKRVDEREETSDHSSLDDEDDKVLDLRNEATVKEAELRRLNQYQHRLPNQARNSSPLLVHRQLQAVRILHLKQQQLRQQQLWAERQSKAKGACHSPGVSSSGRAPFLIQHQPLPGSGMTAFFLCNSGGARKESTGTGVFLPRTAGSKPQPQKKSACSTVLIPAKVVQALNLANHHGRGTNPMRSQSHPQPGDFIKTSMSCLPHEWTY, encoded by the exons ATGGCAGAGGACCTTCAGCTTCCTTCCGAGCTTCTGGACGATGGATTCTTCCACGGCTTTTTCGTCGGGCAAGAGGAGAAACGGGTTGATGAGAGGGAGGAGACGAGCGATCACTCTTCCCTCGACGACGAAGACGACAAG GTGCTTGATCTACGCAACGAGGCTACGGTAAAGGAGGCGGAGCTCCGGCGATTGAACCAGTACCAGCATCGGCTTCCAAATCAAGCGAGGAACTCTAGCCCCTTGCTCGTCCATCGTCAACTGCAGGCCGTTCGA ATCCTCCATCTGAAGCAGCAACAGCTCCGGCAGCAGCAATTATGGGCTGAAAGACAAAGCAAAGCAAAAGGAGCCTGCCACTCCCCTGGCGTTTCTTCTTCCGGGCGTGCTCCGTTTCTAATCCAGCATCAACCCCTTCCTGGATCCGGCATGACAGCCTTCTTCCTTTGCAACTCCGGCGGCGCCAGAAAAGAATCCACTGGCACCGGTGTCTTCCTGCCCCGCACGGCCGGGAGCAAGCCCCAGCCACAAAAGAAATCAG CTTGTTCGACAGTGCTTATTCCAGCAAAGGTAGTTCAAGCTCTGAACCTAGCAAATCATCATG GAAGAGGAACAAACCCTATGAGAAGTCAGAGCCATCCCCAGCCTGGTGATTTCATTAAAACCTCCATGAGCTGCCTTCCCCACGAGTGGACCTATTGA